A region of the Lagopus muta isolate bLagMut1 chromosome 2, bLagMut1 primary, whole genome shotgun sequence genome:
AATAGCTAAAAAGTGattatatttaaatactttgcCACAGTCTTTACAACGAGCCTCAGAACCTGTacgttttctttttccatcagttCTCTTTGCCAGTCCTTTTTCATCCTCTTCACCAAGAAGTTTATAATCTTTTAGTTTGATTGACCTCCTTAGCCTACGTTTGCTGTAACGGCTCTGAGCACTCTGCATTCCTTCCGACCTGGGATCACAATTCTCATCTTTTTCAGCTGACAGATTGGCAGCAGGTTCTGATCCACCAGCAGGTTGTGTTTCTTCTGCATCTTTCCTTGCTGGATCTTGTTCACTGACAACtattccttctgctgccatgtcttttttcataaaattttgtttattttgcatcGAGTTATTCTCCTTCAGCTGCACATCTTCAGCAAAATTTGCTCCTGGTTTTTCCTCTTGGACAATATTGATCTTCCTCGGTCGCCCCCGTTTTCGCTTGGGCAGCTCTTCACTTTTTTTGTCACCTGCAGTAAGCGCTACAGAGGTGCTGCTGTTGGAAGGGATTGGCAGTGTGCCTCCGGGGCTGCGGCTGACCTGGTACTCATTGTAGGCCTTCAGCAAGTCGTTCACCTTCAGGAGCTGTGCAGTAGCTATAATCTGTTCCGAGCTTTTCTCAGTAGCATGGATATAACCCGTGTAAATAAATTCCAGCAGTGCTCCAAAGGCATCAGCAACCATTCCTTCCAGCATGTAAATCGACTGCCCTATGTCGCCCTCCTCTACAAACATCATTGAAAAGTATTCACTGCTGGCAGCGAGCAAAGCTTTATGGGCTCTGAATTGCACATTTTCCACTATTAGAGTAATGtcacaaagaaaatctttcttcctttgttcttcAAAGTTAGCTAGAACGGTATGTTTGTGAGTTTTGGAGTGGATGACGACCAGTTTCTCAGAAGGGTCAGGAgacatttctgccatttttattGTGTATATGCAAGGAGGCACCTGCAAGGACAGAATAAGTTAAACAAATCTTAGAAGTCAGTGTTACAAGACATCAAATATCATTTTGTTCATTAGTCAAGAGAGTTCAACAATTTCTGAAGCAATTCTGAAGCTTCTGAACTGTTTGTATAAAGTCAGCTCTAATGCCGGCagagattttcttcttcagaatgtCTTAAAATCCTAAGAAATGACCACAGATAGCTTCTTCCTAGATCAGTTACAGCCAACTGTTTCAGCTGTTTAGCTCTAATGTACCACGAACTGTATGGCCACCCCTTCTGAGAACTCCTCTTTCAcaactaaaacaaacagaactctTTGTTCGCAGCTCCTaagcagaagcaaacaaacaaaaaaaagtcaaccaCAGCCACATTGCTGCAGATGCCCTATTTTGCCCTGAAATCCCGTGATTGTGAATAAAACATTACCAGCATTGGTTTGGCAGAACTCCGTGCCCTCCTGAAAGCTGATCTTTCAGAAGGCTTACCTTCTAAGCTTCACCCTATggatgttgtttttgttttcttaagatcTCTGTCTAAAATAGGGCTGAGTATGCCAAACGTTAACTGTTAATCTAtctttaataaataatgaagatcaagcaatttcagaagaattctgaaatgaaatgaaaatgaaaatactacGGAAGACCCATGCTAGAaccataggatcatagaatcatagaacggcctgggttgaaaaggaccacaatgatcatctagtttcaacccccccgctatgtgcagggtcaccaaacaccagaccaggctgcccagagccacatccagcctggtcttgaatgcctccagggatggggcatttcCTGAGGGTCAGCTGAGCCAAAAGTGAAACTACTTAACTACCTGCCACTTGAAGTTATAGGTTCTGTATTTTAGACAGAAGTACACCTATGAACACCTCTAAGTGCTcagtgaaggcagcagctctaaccagctgcaggaaggctgtACGAAGCATCACACAGTAGGCTCAGATGACACCTAagggtgagcagagcagctc
Encoded here:
- the ZBTB24 gene encoding zinc finger and BTB domain-containing protein 24 isoform X2, whose translation is MAEMSPDPSEKLVVIHSKTHKHTVLANFEEQRKKDFLCDITLIVENVQFRAHKALLAASSEYFSMMFVEEGDIGQSIYMLEGMVADAFGALLEFIYTGYIHATEKSSEQIIATAQLLKVNDLLKAYNEYQVSRSPGGTLPIPSNSSTSVALTAGDKKSEELPKRKRGRPRKINIVQEEKPGANFAEDVQLKENNSMQNKQNFMKKDMAAEGIVVSEQDPARKDAEETQPAGGSEPAANLSAEKDENCDPRSEGMQSAQSRYSKRRLRRSIKLKDYKLLGEEDEKGLAKRTDGKRKRTGSEARCKDCGKVFKYNHFLAIHQRSHTGERPYKCSECGKGFSQKHSLQVHERMHTGERPYTCTVCNKALTTKHSLLEHMSLHTGQKSFTCDQCGKYFSQKRQLKSHYRVHTGKCFNKDHRRDKGDHLCTDTFFIIATRPFIAGMQPVSSQIHGCSSVKETSKNTYRLVFICNT
- the ZBTB24 gene encoding zinc finger and BTB domain-containing protein 24 isoform X3 — protein: MAEMSPDPSEKLVVIHSKTHKHTVLANFEEQRKKDFLCDITLIVENVQFRAHKALLAASSEYFSMMFVEEGDIGQSIYMLEGMVADAFGALLEFIYTGYIHATEKSSEQIIATAQLLKVNDLLKAYNEYQVSRSPGGTLPIPSNSSTSVALTAGDKKSEELPKRKRGRPRKINIVQEEKPGANFAEDVQLKENNSMQNKQNFMKKDMAAEGIVVSEQDPARKDAEETQPAGGSEPAANLSAEKDENCDPRSEGMQSAQSRYSKRRLRRSIKLKDYKLLGEEDEKGLAKRTDGKRKRTGSEARCKDCGKVFKYNHFLAIHQRSHTGERPYKCSECGKGFSQKHSLQVHERMHTGERPYTCTVCNKALTTKHSLLEHMSLHTGQKSFTCDQCGKYFSQKRQLKSHYRVHTGRSLPECNQCHRKFMDAAQLKKHLRTHTGLCLFAILRNTAFSLEDSTVHFDIRVCDADKAL